The following proteins are encoded in a genomic region of Hoeflea phototrophica DFL-43:
- a CDS encoding sarcosine oxidase subunit beta family protein: MRYSALSILMNALRGNKTWTPAWRAPDPKPHYDVIIVGGGGHGLAAAYYLAKEFGITNVAVLEKGYIGSGNVGRNTTIIRSNYLLPGNNPFYEFSMKLWEGLEQDFNFNAMVSQRGVLNLYHSDAQRDAYIRRGNAMRLHGVDADLLGREAVQAMVPFLDFDNARFPIMGGLLQKRGGTVRHDGVAWGYARGADSRGVDIIQNCEVTGIRQENGQVAGVETTRGFIGCSKLGLAAAGNSSRVAEMAGMTLPMESHVLQAFVSEGLKPFIDGVVTFGAGHFYVSQSDKGGLVFGGDIDGYNSYAQRGNLATVEHVVEAGKAMIPALSRVRVLRAWGGIMDMSMDGSPIIDRTHLDNLYLNAGWCYGGFKATPASGYCFAHLLARDAPHPTAAAFRMDRFARGFMIDEKGQGAQPNLH; the protein is encoded by the coding sequence ATGCGCTATTCCGCCCTTTCCATCCTGATGAATGCCCTACGCGGCAACAAGACCTGGACGCCGGCCTGGCGTGCGCCGGACCCCAAGCCGCATTACGATGTCATCATTGTCGGTGGCGGCGGGCATGGGCTGGCGGCGGCCTACTACCTGGCCAAGGAGTTCGGCATCACCAATGTGGCGGTGCTCGAGAAGGGTTACATCGGCTCCGGCAATGTCGGCCGCAACACCACCATCATCCGGTCGAACTACCTGCTGCCAGGCAACAATCCGTTTTACGAATTCTCGATGAAGCTCTGGGAAGGGCTGGAGCAGGACTTCAATTTCAACGCCATGGTTTCCCAGCGCGGCGTCCTCAATCTCTATCACTCCGATGCTCAGCGGGACGCCTATATCAGGCGCGGCAACGCCATGCGGCTTCACGGGGTGGATGCCGATCTTCTGGGTCGCGAAGCAGTCCAGGCCATGGTGCCATTTCTCGATTTTGACAATGCGCGGTTTCCGATCATGGGCGGGCTGCTGCAGAAGCGTGGCGGCACCGTGCGGCATGACGGTGTCGCATGGGGCTATGCACGTGGCGCGGACAGCCGCGGTGTCGACATCATCCAGAACTGCGAAGTCACAGGCATCCGGCAGGAGAATGGCCAGGTCGCCGGTGTCGAGACCACGCGCGGTTTCATCGGCTGCTCGAAACTGGGCTTGGCCGCGGCCGGCAATTCCTCGCGTGTCGCGGAGATGGCGGGGATGACCTTGCCGATGGAAAGCCACGTGCTTCAGGCCTTCGTGTCGGAGGGCTTGAAACCCTTTATAGATGGGGTCGTTACATTCGGTGCCGGGCACTTCTATGTCTCGCAGTCCGACAAGGGTGGACTGGTGTTTGGCGGCGATATCGACGGCTACAATTCCTATGCCCAGCGCGGCAATCTGGCGACAGTCGAGCATGTGGTCGAAGCCGGCAAGGCGATGATCCCTGCCCTGTCGCGGGTGCGGGTTTTGCGCGCCTGGGGCGGGATCATGGACATGAGCATGGATGGCTCGCCGATTATCGACCGAACCCATCTCGATAACCTCTATCTCAATGCCGGCTGGTGCTATGGCGGATTCAAGGCGACGCCCGCTTCAGGATATTGCTTCGCGCATCTTCTTGCCCGTGACGCACCGCATCCGACCGCAGCGGCCTTCCGGATGGATCGTTTCGCGCGCGGCTTTATGATCGACGAAAAGGGCCAGGGCGCCCAGCCGAACCTGCATTGA
- a CDS encoding Rrf2 family transcriptional regulator — protein MKLTSQTNYAVRMLMFCHSKGDRAKVKEIAAFYGLPERFLFNILQRLTAVGLMETTRGRGGGIRLARPAEQIMLGDVVRLVEENFEMAECFEAGGTDCPLINTCGLNKALSEALRSFFDSLNRYSIADLTGSEFNIDVLMRLNLAMKDPVQGKAN, from the coding sequence ATGAAACTGACGAGCCAAACCAATTACGCTGTGCGCATGCTGATGTTTTGTCACTCGAAGGGCGACCGGGCGAAGGTCAAGGAGATCGCAGCCTTTTACGGATTGCCTGAGCGGTTCCTGTTCAACATCCTGCAGCGGCTGACAGCAGTGGGCCTTATGGAAACCACACGCGGGCGCGGGGGCGGCATCCGTCTGGCGCGGCCTGCCGAACAAATCATGCTCGGAGATGTGGTGCGCCTGGTTGAGGAAAACTTTGAAATGGCAGAGTGTTTCGAGGCTGGCGGAACCGACTGCCCACTGATCAACACCTGTGGACTGAACAAGGCGCTCAGCGAGGCGCTGCGCTCATTCTTTGATTCGCTCAACCGCTATTCGATCGCCGACCTTACCGGCAGCGAGTTCAACATCGATGTGTTGATGCGGCTCAATCTGGCGATGAAAGACCCGGTTCAGGGCAAGGCCAATTGA
- a CDS encoding sarcosine oxidase subunit delta, with amino-acid sequence MASLLSCPHCGTRPKEEFTIKGAALTRPASDAPAEAWFAHVYLRENPRGNYEEYWHHTSGCRRWLVVTRDTATHEVDGVRDAAASPNREGAA; translated from the coding sequence ATGGCAAGCCTCCTTTCCTGTCCCCATTGCGGCACCCGCCCCAAGGAAGAGTTCACCATCAAGGGTGCGGCTCTCACCCGTCCCGCATCCGACGCGCCTGCCGAGGCCTGGTTCGCCCATGTCTATCTGAGGGAGAACCCCCGCGGCAACTATGAGGAATACTGGCACCATACATCGGGCTGCCGGCGCTGGCTGGTGGTGACAAGAGACACCGCAACCCATGAAGTGGACGGCGTGCGCGATGCCGCGGCTTCACCCAACCGGGAGGGCGCAGCATGA
- a CDS encoding sarcosine oxidase subunit alpha family protein — protein MTSYRLPKGGLIDRSKPLNFTFDGARMEGLAGDSLASALLANGRQLIGRSFKYHRPRGILTAGAAEPNALMTIGSGGRTEPNTRATMQELYEGLEARSQNRWPSLDFDLGAVNGLLSPFLGAGFYYKTFMWPAPLWEKLYEPLIRSAAGLGKASYDADPDSYEKCWAHCDLLVIGSGPAGLAAALTAGRAGARVVLIEEHAVAGGSLLSETATISGQAAPDFAAAAVAELRSLSNVTTLTRTTAFGWYDGNVFGAVERVQKHVSAPLAHLPVERLWRIIAKQALLATGAEERPLVFGGNDIPGVMMASAMRSYLNRYGVAPGKSVAIFTTNDSGYALAHDLIAAGVHLEAIIDSRPDVNHSIDLGATRVLTGAVVTDAHGGKKLSSIRVAKDGRTETLQVDALAMAGGFSPIIHLACHRGARPVWSDEKSCFLAPEGLKGLTLAGSVNATDGIQASLAEGVTKSAAMVESLGFKPNPQEFGPVEGDMACPPSRPLWSIPGIKGKAFVDYQNDVHTKDLRLAVQEGYGDVELAKRYTTNGMATDQGKLSNVNAIGLLAEVRGTTPDAIGTTTFRPFYTPVSFGALTGTAHGKHFRPVRKSPLHDWAARNGATFVETGLWYRSAWFPREGETTWRESVDREVLNVRKNAGLCDVSMLGKIEIMGADAAEFLNRVYANGFLKLPVGKARYGLMLREDGHIFDDGTTSRLGDQHFFMTTTTAYAAEVMTHLEFCSQAIWPDLDVRLASVSDQWAQMAIAGPKARIILQQLVDEDISNETFPFLAARTVSLCGGQLHGRLFRISFSGELAFELAVPAGYGESIADTLMEAGREYGIQPYGIEALSVLRIEKGHVTHNEINGTVVPADLGFGKMVSSIKADFIGKHMVGREGLVAPDRAQLVGVAPLDPKASFRTGSHILEKDAAAALENDQGYVSSSAYSPHVGSTIGLALVKSGANRHGEEIVIWDGLRDAFTPGRLCNPVFVDPANEKLHV, from the coding sequence ATGACCTCCTACCGTCTCCCCAAAGGCGGCCTGATCGACCGGTCCAAGCCTCTCAACTTTACATTTGACGGCGCGCGCATGGAAGGCCTTGCAGGGGACAGCCTCGCCTCCGCCCTGCTGGCCAACGGGCGGCAACTGATTGGCCGCAGCTTCAAATATCACCGCCCGCGCGGCATTCTGACGGCAGGAGCGGCGGAACCCAATGCGCTGATGACCATCGGCAGCGGCGGCCGCACCGAACCCAATACCCGCGCCACCATGCAGGAGCTATACGAGGGCCTAGAGGCCAGAAGCCAGAACCGATGGCCGTCGCTCGATTTTGATCTTGGCGCGGTCAACGGTCTGCTGTCGCCGTTTCTGGGTGCCGGGTTCTACTACAAGACCTTCATGTGGCCGGCGCCGCTGTGGGAAAAGCTCTATGAACCGCTGATCCGCAGCGCCGCGGGCCTGGGCAAAGCGTCCTATGATGCCGATCCGGATTCCTATGAGAAATGCTGGGCGCATTGCGATCTGCTGGTGATCGGCTCCGGCCCGGCCGGTCTGGCCGCTGCTCTGACTGCAGGGCGTGCCGGGGCGCGGGTGGTCTTGATCGAGGAGCACGCTGTTGCGGGCGGTTCACTGTTGTCGGAAACTGCCACGATCAGCGGGCAGGCCGCCCCGGATTTTGCCGCGGCGGCTGTTGCCGAACTGCGCTCACTCTCCAATGTCACGACCCTCACCAGAACCACCGCCTTTGGCTGGTATGACGGGAATGTCTTCGGCGCGGTGGAGCGGGTGCAGAAGCATGTCAGCGCGCCACTTGCACATCTGCCCGTCGAACGGCTGTGGCGGATCATTGCCAAGCAGGCCCTGCTTGCAACCGGTGCGGAAGAACGCCCGCTGGTGTTTGGCGGCAATGACATTCCCGGCGTGATGATGGCCAGCGCCATGCGCAGCTATCTCAATCGCTATGGCGTTGCGCCGGGCAAATCGGTGGCGATCTTCACCACCAATGACAGCGGCTATGCACTTGCCCATGACCTGATAGCTGCAGGCGTACATCTCGAAGCCATTATCGACAGCCGGCCAGATGTGAACCACTCCATCGATCTCGGTGCGACGCGGGTTCTCACCGGTGCTGTGGTCACAGACGCGCATGGCGGCAAGAAGCTCTCATCGATCCGTGTTGCCAAGGACGGACGAACCGAGACATTGCAGGTCGACGCACTTGCCATGGCCGGCGGCTTCAGTCCCATCATCCATCTCGCCTGCCATCGCGGCGCCAGACCGGTCTGGTCCGACGAAAAATCGTGCTTCCTCGCTCCCGAAGGGTTGAAAGGTCTGACGCTTGCGGGATCAGTCAATGCGACAGACGGCATTCAGGCATCACTGGCGGAAGGCGTCACGAAATCCGCAGCGATGGTCGAGAGCCTTGGCTTCAAGCCGAACCCTCAGGAGTTTGGTCCAGTCGAAGGGGATATGGCCTGCCCGCCGTCCCGGCCGCTCTGGTCTATTCCCGGCATCAAGGGCAAGGCCTTTGTCGACTACCAGAACGATGTGCACACGAAAGACCTGCGGCTTGCGGTGCAGGAAGGTTATGGCGATGTGGAACTGGCCAAGCGCTACACTACCAACGGCATGGCCACGGACCAGGGCAAGCTGTCGAATGTGAACGCAATCGGGCTTCTGGCCGAGGTGCGCGGAACCACACCAGACGCAATCGGCACGACCACCTTCCGGCCGTTTTACACGCCGGTTTCGTTCGGGGCGCTGACAGGCACCGCGCATGGCAAGCACTTCCGGCCTGTTCGCAAATCTCCGTTGCATGATTGGGCCGCCAGGAACGGCGCTACCTTCGTCGAGACCGGGCTGTGGTACCGCTCGGCATGGTTTCCCCGTGAAGGCGAAACCACCTGGCGCGAGAGCGTTGACCGGGAAGTGCTGAACGTGCGGAAGAACGCCGGGCTGTGCGATGTGTCGATGCTCGGCAAGATCGAGATCATGGGCGCGGATGCGGCAGAGTTTCTCAACCGGGTCTATGCAAACGGGTTTCTCAAGCTGCCGGTGGGCAAGGCGCGGTACGGGCTGATGTTGCGCGAGGACGGTCACATCTTTGATGACGGCACAACCAGCCGTCTTGGAGACCAGCACTTTTTCATGACCACGACAACGGCCTATGCGGCCGAGGTGATGACCCATCTGGAGTTCTGCTCCCAGGCGATCTGGCCGGATCTCGATGTGCGGTTGGCTTCCGTCAGCGATCAGTGGGCCCAGATGGCGATCGCCGGCCCCAAGGCGCGTATCATTCTGCAGCAACTGGTGGATGAGGACATCTCCAACGAGACATTTCCGTTTCTGGCTGCGCGGACGGTATCCCTGTGTGGCGGGCAATTGCATGGACGATTGTTTCGCATCTCCTTTTCAGGCGAGCTCGCCTTCGAACTTGCGGTCCCGGCAGGTTATGGCGAGAGCATCGCCGACACACTGATGGAGGCCGGACGGGAGTATGGCATCCAGCCCTATGGCATCGAGGCGCTGAGTGTGCTGCGTATCGAGAAAGGCCATGTCACCCACAACGAGATCAACGGCACGGTGGTGCCTGCCGATCTCGGCTTTGGGAAGATGGTTTCGTCGATCAAGGCGGATTTCATCGGCAAGCATATGGTCGGCCGTGAGGGCCTTGTTGCACCAGACCGGGCGCAGCTGGTGGGTGTGGCCCCGCTCGACCCCAAAGCAAGCTTCCGCACCGGCTCGCACATTCTCGAGAAGGATGCCGCAGCGGCACTGGAGAATGATCAGGGCTATGTGAGCTCGTCCGCCTATTCACCACATGTGGGCTCGACCATCGGGTTGGCCCTGGTCAAGAGCGGGGCGAACCGTCACGGCGAGGAGATTGTGATCTGGGACGGCCTTCGCGACGCGTTCACGCCCGGTCGTCTGTGCAATCCGGTCTTTGTCGACCCAGCCAATGAGAAGCTTCATGTCTGA
- a CDS encoding GlxA family transcriptional regulator → MSVSDTRNVHRIGFLLAPNFALMSYASATEPLRAANLIAGADLYEIVPLSIDANAVTSSSGVSVECGDLAALGGGCNILFVCAGGSPRDWVMPQRVHGALRRLARQGVRIGGISSGAYILAAAGLLDNRDFTIHWEHAPALREAFVHLVPRQARHVIDGDRITCAGGVAPLDMMHTLIAERMGTHFARRVSDWYLHALISEPEAPQRGSAAERFGTHHPALLTMLEKMEATIEKPMDRQSMARLAGISVRHLDRLFAQHMKTGFLQTYRDIRLGHARRLLEQSPLSISEVAYATGFSSAGHFTRCFRQAFGSTPNATRRAISSQS, encoded by the coding sequence ATGAGTGTTTCCGATACAAGGAATGTCCACAGGATCGGGTTCCTGCTTGCGCCCAATTTTGCGCTGATGTCCTACGCGTCGGCGACCGAACCGCTGCGGGCTGCCAATCTGATCGCCGGCGCGGATCTCTATGAGATCGTGCCGCTGTCCATTGATGCCAATGCCGTCACCAGTTCCTCCGGAGTGTCAGTGGAGTGCGGCGATCTGGCGGCACTGGGCGGCGGTTGCAACATCCTGTTTGTCTGCGCAGGCGGTTCGCCCCGGGATTGGGTCATGCCTCAAAGGGTGCACGGCGCGCTCAGGCGACTCGCGCGCCAGGGCGTGCGCATCGGCGGCATTTCAAGCGGGGCCTATATCCTTGCTGCCGCCGGCCTGCTCGACAATCGCGATTTCACCATCCATTGGGAACATGCGCCGGCGTTGCGCGAAGCCTTTGTGCATCTGGTGCCGCGCCAGGCCCGTCATGTGATCGATGGGGACCGGATCACCTGCGCCGGAGGTGTGGCGCCGCTTGACATGATGCACACGCTGATTGCCGAGCGGATGGGCACCCATTTTGCCCGCCGGGTCAGCGACTGGTATCTGCACGCGCTCATTTCCGAACCGGAAGCCCCGCAACGTGGTTCGGCGGCTGAGCGTTTCGGCACACATCATCCCGCTCTGCTGACGATGCTTGAGAAAATGGAGGCGACGATCGAAAAACCGATGGACCGGCAATCCATGGCGCGGCTCGCAGGCATCAGCGTGCGCCATCTCGACCGGCTCTTTGCACAGCATATGAAAACCGGATTTCTTCAGACCTATCGCGACATCCGTCTTGGGCATGCAAGGCGTTTGCTCGAGCAAAGCCCCTTGTCGATCTCGGAAGTTGCCTATGCCACCGGGTTTTCCAGCGCCGGACATTTCACCCGGTGTTTCCGCCAGGCCTTCGGGTCGACGCCAAACGCGACGCGAAGAGCAATTTCCTCTCAATCCTGA
- a CDS encoding helix-turn-helix domain-containing protein: protein MIKTSPGDDFPQILSQDPHAVREPRENNLERAIGHEVRAYRKKLGITVTDLSAATGVSIGMLSKIENGNISPSLTTLQSLSRALGVPVTAFFKGFEEPRNATFVKAGEGINAERRGTRAGHQYSLLGHIDNNTSSVTVEPYLITLTTDSDVFPTFQHEGMEFLYMLEGEIVYRHGEQLFTMQAGDSLFFDADAPHGPERLVTLPARFLSIISYPQR, encoded by the coding sequence ATGATCAAGACCAGTCCCGGCGATGACTTTCCGCAGATCCTGTCGCAGGATCCGCATGCCGTGCGCGAGCCGCGCGAGAATAATCTCGAGCGCGCCATCGGCCACGAGGTCCGTGCTTATCGCAAGAAGCTTGGAATCACCGTTACCGACCTGTCTGCAGCAACCGGTGTCTCCATCGGCATGCTCTCCAAGATCGAGAATGGAAACATCTCGCCATCGCTGACAACACTGCAATCCCTGTCGCGTGCGCTCGGCGTTCCGGTCACTGCCTTTTTCAAAGGCTTTGAAGAGCCGCGCAACGCAACATTTGTGAAAGCGGGAGAGGGCATCAATGCGGAGCGGCGTGGCACGCGCGCCGGGCACCAGTACAGCCTGCTCGGCCATATCGACAACAACACCAGCAGCGTCACGGTTGAGCCCTATCTGATCACCCTGACGACGGATTCCGATGTCTTTCCCACCTTCCAGCACGAGGGCATGGAGTTTCTCTATATGCTCGAGGGTGAGATCGTGTACCGGCACGGCGAACAACTTTTCACCATGCAGGCCGGGGACAGCCTGTTTTTCGATGCCGATGCGCCGCACGGACCCGAGCGGCTGGTGACATTGCCGGCTCGCTTTCTTTCGATCATTTCCTATCCGCAGCGCTGA